The following are encoded together in the Vibrio lentus genome:
- a CDS encoding DUF6088 family protein, producing MTATDRIYQKIKRSRRYVFERKDFDNYASYDQIGRVLKKLVDKGVLMKIGYGLYTKSTINSLTNKPMPMNPGGPDAIMREILKLRGVDFEMDAMSLKSINGQSTQIPASIRYTWDSKHFNRSLKVGNRVLNNRQ from the coding sequence ATGACAGCAACTGACCGTATTTATCAAAAGATAAAACGCTCTCGCCGCTATGTGTTCGAACGTAAAGATTTCGACAACTATGCGAGCTATGACCAAATTGGTCGTGTCTTGAAAAAACTGGTGGATAAAGGTGTACTGATGAAAATAGGGTATGGCTTATACACCAAGTCAACGATCAACAGCCTAACTAATAAACCAATGCCAATGAACCCCGGTGGTCCTGACGCAATCATGCGTGAGATCCTAAAATTGCGCGGTGTAGACTTTGAGATGGATGCCATGTCATTGAAGAGCATCAATGGACAGTCCACTCAAATACCAGCGTCCATCAGATACACGTGGGATTCTAAGCATTTCAACCGCAGCCTTAAGGTTGGTAACAGAGTATTGAATAATCGACAATGA